A stretch of DNA from Arachis hypogaea cultivar Tifrunner chromosome 19, arahy.Tifrunner.gnm2.J5K5, whole genome shotgun sequence:
gtaagcaagtGTTAGAagattcgaatcccgccttgttgCCTTGTGAATGCAGTAACTCGTTGGCTAGCGACAAACTTTTAAATAGAGCTCAAATCTGCAACAAATTAGTTCTTGACCTATCAGGTTGGAAGAGAATCAGTTACATTAGTAATCCCAGGCAATCCCAACCAACAACCGCGCAATCCCAACCGACGACCGCGCAGATCCCAGCCGACGACGCATCCATGACTTAGGGAGAGATCCCTCCGGCCCGCATCACTAGCAAATGTTATTTTTCTCAACGATGACCTTGCCAATAACATCCAAGCAATGACATCAGTAGATATGTTTTGACAAGAATACAAACTTATCATTCTTAGTTGCTTGCAATTTTTTACCACCTGCTTTACCCCACTGGCCGTGATTCTGTAACAATATTCCAATTTAAGTTCTTTTAAGTTGTAACAATTCTTTGAAATAAGAGAGAGTTCTTCGTTGCTAATTCTCGACCATGACAAATTCAACACAAATAATGTAGGAACTTCAAAGTTAAATTATTAGCCAAATAGAGAAACTTCACATGAGAATAATTCACAACCAAAAAATTCTCCTCCACCTTCTTCTTCCCAAGACAGGTACTTTCCATCCTGATCTCAGTTATCAAAGGGCAGTTACGCATTATGGCGAACAAACTCAAATCAGTAAGCTCTCTATTCCTATTAAGTTTCACAAAGTTTAAGTTACCAAGAAGCAAAGACAACTCACCCACCCGCTGATCATTCAGATATTCTGTGCTCTCAAGATCTAAATATTGTAAATGGTTACACTTTCTCAACAAGCGAGAAATCCCATGGTATCCATATCCGATACTGTATTGCAGAGAGAGTTTCCTCAAGGGAAGGCCTTCTTCCGCAACAGCACACAAGACCTCGTCAGATATGCACGACCAAGACAACTCAAGACAAGTCAAACCCTTCAAATTTACCAATGCATCAATGAACTCCGAAATCTTATCATGCGAACCGCTAAAAGCCAAAGACCTCAATTGGGGTCTCTGACGGATCGCGTTAGCCATCTGTCTTATCACACTAAGCTTGCTGGTTGATTTAAGAACAATAAGCTCTTCTAAAAAATGACAATTCTGACACAAGGTGAAAATGTGAGAGTTCCGAAATTTACGGTTACCTGAAACATTCACCTTTCTAAGCTTCTTAAGCCCTGAAGCAAAGGCCATTACACGGGAATAATCTGTTATCTCATCAGAATTATTCGGAGGGAAACTCACGTCGATTTCTTCGAGGTTCGGGAAGCACTCGACAATTAAGCCCAAATCCTGAGGCGTGAAGGAACAGTTGAGTGACTTCAAAGTTGGAAACTTTTGGGAGAATTGTCGCAACCCATGTGAGGGGAAGGTGGGTTGGTGGGACAGGTCGAGGGAACGGAGTGAGGGTAGGTCGAACAAAGCGATTTGGGAGAGGAGCGCGTTGATGTCACCCGTGAAGTAGCGCGTGATTTTGATGGTCGTCAGGTTGCGAAAACGGCGGAGGAGGGCGGGAAGGAGAGGGGGGACAGGGTCGAGAACGGAGAGGTCGGTGCGGAGGCGGTTGGTAAGGAAAAGGAGCTGGCGTGAGACGAGGGAGAGTGATTCGTGATCTAGATGGTCGCTGATGTGTTTGAAAATTAATTCCCAACACTCATCTGGTAAATGTGGCTCTTGGTGTCTACAaattcttgatgatgatgatgatgatgatggtggcgGCGGCTGTGGAGCCATTGTCTACGATTTTTGTGTGGAAAGGTTTTAGAGAAAAAGTCTGGGATTATAAACTATTCCATTTAcatctctaaattttttatttttattttagagaataaagggaaattttttattattaaataatttttttaatatttttttatataaaataaatattgttagatcatattttatcttttaaaataaaatttaaaatttaaaagatgtaAATTTATAAACTGTCAAAGTGGGTATCGTTGTAAATTATTTATGCATGAGTTCGGCTAGAGAACTAATTAGGTCCAAAGCCCATtagagttaattaattaaaaaataaatttattataaacatttttttataatttgtatttttaaaattttaaaattaaaaattaaaagtgtcGGTTGAGGTGATTTATATTGGAATTAGATATTCTTTTAAGAGTTTAgacatttaattaatattattttatttggtactaaataagaataaaatcaaCTCTAGtcaattaattgaaaaataaattttttataaaaaagatttTACTATCCTaactttttgaatttcaaaatctaaaaataaaaaggagttaatttagttagtttatattataattagtctctagattttttcttaatttaaatataaaaaaagtgtTAGCTATATGTTATGGtaattaatgaaaaaaagaagataCATGAAGTGAGTGCCACAAATTACAATATTGGCTTAGTTACAAATACGGGATACACAATAATCGATCAGGATGAGCGGGACCAAGGCGTAGTGCTAGAGAGAAGGTTATTAACAGGAGGTTGCAATGATATGCCCTTGAGGCGTGTGTGGTAAAtcttttattcttctattcttttcattGCTACTTCTTTCTTAATTGTtaaacctcttcctcctctttcaAGTCTCTTAATGAATGTTTCTCTATGGCTGAGATGCAGCTGAATTTTTATTCCTTAATTTTTTTATGACTTCATTTATTGTTATCACATCATTTAGTATTTCCTGAAATTACTGTCCATTGAAATTGACATTACCTCTTCATACATAATTGAATCAATATTTCTTATTAGTGAAAATTTCTACTGCAACACCTTTTTATTGGTATTTGTTAgtttagagactggtactaaaatttttgtctctatctttaaaatttcagtatttcaatacctccaaaaagtagggacacaggagactaaaatttttagagatagagactgaaattttaataatattttatacttaaaatacttttatttcaattatttaattccaattttaccctttgcgcaaattaaattagagtttcattcttatttcaattcctgtctctcattttgcaccaaacagaatactgagatttatttcaatctctgtctcttagtctctgtctcttagtTTCTGTCTCTCTgtctcaaattttttcaaagtaaatataaaattcaattatttcgaattttatacatattaataacataaaaaaaaactaatggtttaaattattaaattaactaactagttttagTGGTTATtcacttattgtaagtcattacataagggaggttgtgggttcaacttttacttccttcactatatacctaatttttataaaatatgtgttatatatgatgtgcgggtagagtagggtagggtacaccctaaacccgtaccctaccctacccgcaggcatACCCGGATCGGACCCTGCCCTACCCGAACGGGTTGAACcgggttgggtacccgcgggtagggtatgaattgccagccctaCTAATTAGGtcgaatcccgccttgtacaTGCAGcaactaggggtgtgcatggtctGGCCCGGCCCAAAAATTTGGCCCGGTCTCGAACACTTtaagggctaatttggtgtgattttattgggtttagggcggggtaagggtctcaaaaatagacccggtcattatttaggGTCGAGTCCggaccatagctcgggtcactcgAAATCGGttcggtggcccggtcatcatacacaattaatattttttgttagtgaAATTTTCTATTGCAACACCTTTTCATTGGTGTTTTCACTGACCATGTCTGTTAGGGACAACATGAGAATGAAAGGTATGGAGGCAGAGATTAAAAAACTTTACCAGATGATTGAATCGGCGGCGGAGGAACATAGAGCTGAGAGGGCCAGAGCCTTAGGCTATGAATCTCAAATTTGACACGCTTCAGTTCTCTATTACGCAACTGCTCCATAATCTGCACCGCTCCAACTCTCCTTCTCGTGAGTTCTTATATGGTGCGAGCTCAACTCGACACCCGCAATTTCGCGCGTGATTGCAACCCCGAAGGGTGAACGTCGATATGCCGAAATTTGATGGGAGTGATGCCTTGGGTTGGATTTTCTCCATAGATCAATATTTCAATTTCTTCTGGGTTCCCGATGAAGAACAGGTGGGTTTAGCAGCGGTTCAAATGTCGGGAGCGGCCATTCCATGGTATCAATTATCACAGCGAGCGGCACAATTTCGTTCCTGGACTCAACTCAAGAGGGCGATTGAGCTCGAGTTTGGACCTTCATTGTTCGAGTTTCCCAGGGAATTGCTCTTCAAGCTTCAACAAGATAGAACAGTAAGTGAgtattattttgaatttgttgttttagcTAATTGTACTTTGTGACCTAATGCACGCCAATTCCTTCATCCACTTCTTCCTACACCACCACAACAGCCCCTACCAAATAATACCAAAAATTTCACTCGAAAACTTACTCTGGATAAAgtccaaagtaaaaagaaaaaaagagttatGTTATTGGTGTGATGATGAGAAGTTCTCAGCGAGCCATCGTTGTACCAATAGGCACTTCATGTCATTACAACTTGAATTGGGGGATGAGATGGTGCCAGGGGAGCCAACGATTGTGTCTATGGATGAGACCGCAAACTTGCAGGGGTTGAATCAATATATCATTAAGCATCATTTATCTTATAACATGATGCATGGTACTGAAGGCCCTTAGTTCTGtaccatttttttaattttttaattaaaagtattaataaaaaaaattgtattttggaAAGTGAACAAATTATTTCTCAGTAAATTATGGTTAAATTATGACAAAATTTGTGAATGTATTTGTAGATTTTTCAGTAAATCAAATTTGTTATATGATAAATGATATTGATAAAGTGTTGCATATCATCgtctaattgataaaaaaaatcaatttaacttaaaattatatttttcaaaaactaatttagaGTACACACCTAATTTTTAAGGAGCATTTTACCATTAACCTAAAAATATCATTGCGTTTTTCTGCTCAAGTAGATAATAATCCATTTGGTTaatgaagaacaagaaagtgaTTTCAGTTTAGAAGTAACTTACCTTTTAAGTTAAGTGATTAAGTGAGATAACTGACCCTCGATTTTAAAGTTTATTTGCTTAGCTTGTTAACATAACAGATTTGCTTTTGATTACATAGTACTAGATATGTGAAAAGAGTTTGAGATTCAATCTCCATTAAACATACCAATTAAGCAAGGCAAGAAACTTTGACTAAATGAATCAGTAGCCACACTTTAAAATATTTATCACTTTAaatttgtttagtgtat
This window harbors:
- the LOC112775883 gene encoding uncharacterized protein — translated: MAPQPPPPSSSSSSSRICRHQEPHLPDECWELIFKHISDHLDHESLSLVSRQLLFLTNRLRTDLSVLDPVPPLLPALLRRFRNLTTIKITRYFTGDINALLSQIALFDLPSLRSLDLSHQPTFPSHGLRQFSQKFPTLKSLNCSFTPQDLGLIVECFPNLEEIDVSFPPNNSDEITDYSRVMAFASGLKKLRKVNVSGNRKFRNSHIFTLCQNCHFLEELIVLKSTSKLSVIRQMANAIRQRPQLRSLAFSGSHDKISEFIDALVNLKGLTCLELSWSCISDEVLCAVAEEGLPLRKLSLQYSIGYGYHGISRLLRKCNHLQYLDLESTEYLNDQRVGELSLLLGNLNFVKLNRNRELTDLSLFAIMRNCPLITEIRMESTCLGKKKVEENFLVVNYSHVKFLYLANNLTLKFLHYLC